In Anaerolineales bacterium, one DNA window encodes the following:
- the rlmN gene encoding 23S rRNA (adenine(2503)-C(2))-methyltransferase RlmN yields MLIYDLDKPTLTNTFKEWDEPAYRAKQVWQGLYGHLYCSPEQFTNLPKSLREKMAENFTFSPFSVRVYQDSSDKSTRKTLFQLPDGNLIEAVLMRYGDPADNPQITPAAPISANLRGAKNRRTLCISTQAGCAMGCVFCATGQLGFKRNLSSGEIVAQVMYYAQMLKEQNQPVSNIVFMGMGEPFHNYENTMAAIDRLNDSDGYNFGARRFTISTVGLVPQIRRFADEQRQINLAISLHAVDDDARTEMMPVNKRYKIDEVLEACEYYVAKTSRRVTFEWALIHGVNDTPEIAKKLASKLRGLMCHVNAIPLNPTAGFGGKATDRQRAGIFKETLEQAGIPCTIRMRRGIDINAGCGQLAGAESK; encoded by the coding sequence ATGCTCATCTACGACCTCGATAAACCCACACTTACAAACACATTCAAAGAATGGGATGAGCCCGCCTACCGCGCGAAGCAGGTCTGGCAGGGACTGTACGGGCATCTTTATTGTTCCCCTGAACAGTTTACAAATTTACCAAAATCCCTGCGCGAGAAGATGGCGGAAAATTTTACCTTTTCGCCATTTTCAGTAAGGGTCTATCAGGATTCTTCAGACAAGTCCACGCGCAAGACCTTGTTCCAATTGCCCGATGGGAATTTGATCGAGGCAGTGTTGATGCGCTATGGCGACCCTGCGGACAACCCACAGATCACCCCGGCCGCTCCTATCAGCGCAAATTTGCGCGGTGCAAAGAATCGCAGGACGTTGTGCATCTCCACGCAGGCGGGCTGCGCGATGGGATGCGTGTTCTGCGCGACAGGTCAACTGGGATTCAAGCGTAATCTTTCCAGCGGGGAGATCGTCGCACAGGTCATGTATTACGCGCAGATGTTAAAGGAACAGAACCAACCCGTCAGCAACATCGTTTTCATGGGCATGGGCGAACCCTTCCACAATTACGAGAACACGATGGCCGCAATTGACAGGCTGAACGACTCTGATGGATATAACTTTGGCGCGCGGCGCTTCACCATCTCGACCGTCGGGCTGGTCCCGCAGATTCGGCGTTTTGCCGACGAGCAGCGGCAGATCAACCTGGCCATCTCGCTCCACGCCGTTGACGATGACGCCCGCACCGAAATGATGCCAGTCAACAAACGCTACAAAATTGACGAAGTGCTGGAAGCCTGCGAATATTATGTCGCAAAGACCAGCCGCCGCGTCACTTTTGAATGGGCGCTGATCCACGGCGTGAACGACACACCGGAAATTGCCAAAAAACTCGCATCCAAATTGCGCGGACTGATGTGCCATGTCAACGCCATTCCCCTCAATCCCACCGCAGGGTTTGGCGGCAAAGCTACGGACCGTCAGCGGGCGGGCATATTCAAGGAAACCCTGGAGCAGGCTGGAATTCCATGCACGATCCGTATGCGCCGCGGAATCGATATCAACGCAGGCTGCGGTCAGCTTGCAGGAGCCGAATCAAAGTAG